The DNA region TATTCTATGAGTTGATGCTCAATTAGCTCTATTGACTCTATTTGTCAAGAAATCTTAATCCTGACAAGGGAAAATCTGCAAAGCCGATGCTGCCACGCTAAGTTTAACGCGGGTCCCCACAGGCAACAAGTGTTGATGAGTGGCACGAGCATGAAGTTCCTGTCCGGAGGGCGTTAGTAAACAATAGCGATGCTCCCGACCTAAAAATTGGCGATCGCGAATGACCACAGGGGCAGCATCGTCGGGTTCCAGGTGGAGGTCTTCCTGGCGAATCATCAAGTCGGCGCGTGTACCATTTTGGATTTTGGATTTTGGATTTTGGATTTGCGAACCGTTTGGAATTGCAAAGGAGCCGACTTCGGTTTCTAACACTTCGCCTTTGAGAAAGGCGGGCAAGAAGTTGGCTTGGGTCACAAATTCAGCAACAAAGCGGGAGGCGGGATGCTGATAAAGAGTCTCCGGAGAGTCTAACTGCTCAATCCAACCGTGGCGCATGACGGCAACGCGATCGGCGATCGACAAAGCTTCTTCCTGATCATGGGTGACGAACACGGCTGAGGTGCCAGTGGCTTTCAGGGCTGTCCGAATTTCTTCTCGTAATCTCAGCCGCACTTGAGCATCCAGATTACTCAAGGGTTCGTCCAGTAAAATCAGGGCCGGACGGGGAGCCAGAGCACGGGCCAGAGCGACTCGCTGTTGCTGCCCACCTGATAGTTGATGGGGGTAGCGGTCTTCCAGTCCCTGCAAGCCGACGAGAGCGATCGCCTCCCCGACCAGTTCCCGCAGTTTTTGTGGCAAATAGCGCGTGTGACCACCCCGGCGTGGCTGGGTCAGCCCAAAGGCAACGTTTTTGGCGACGGTCAGATGAGGGAACAGAGCATAGTCTTGAAACACCATCCCCACATCCCGATGTTCTGGAGGAACCCACTGCCCTTGACCCGCAACCACCTGACCATTTAACTCAATGGAGCCGCTCTGAGGCTGTTCAAATCCGGCAATCAGGCGCAGCAGAGTGGTTTTACCACAGCCCGATTCTCCCAGTAAGGCCAGGATCTCTCCCGCTTGCAGGGTGAAGGAAACCTGATTAACGGCGGGAGACAGATGTTTTGAGAATTGTCTGGTGACGGTGTCCAGACGCAAAATTTCAGATTGCCCCATGAATGTCAGTGTCGTTATGACAGATCTCTTTATTGCGATTAGTCATCAATAATCCTGGCCTCATAGTACAGTAAATATCGGAATAATTCTCAATTAGAGACGGGAGAGGGTGGAGGAGTGAAGGGATGAAGGGGTGGGTGGGGCGGTGAGTAGGTGGGTGGAAGAGGGAATGGGTGAAGGGACAGATTACAGGTTAGGATTGGCACGATCGCGGGTGAAGCTAGGGAAATTCAGTGGATGGATGGGGTTGGTGCTGGCGATCGCGGGGGTGATTGCGGCTCCGGTGTTGGTGGTATTGGCAGGGTTATTGACAAACTCTACAGCTACCTGGAATCATCTGGCAGCGACGGTACTGCCAACTTATCTGGCGAACTCTTTGGGGTTAATGCTAGGAGTCGGGGTTGGGGTCATTGCGATCGGGGTGAGTACGGCCTGGTTGGTAACGATGTGCCGCTTTCCTGGTCGGCGCATATTTGAGTGGGCCTTATTGTTGCCCCTGGCGGCTCCGGCTTATTTACTGGCCTACGTCTATACGGAGTTGCTGGCGTATTATGGGCCAGTACAAACCGCTCTCCGTCAATGGTTTGGCTGGCAGGATATGCAGGATTATTGGTTTCCCAATGTGCGATCGCTGGGGGGTGCGATCGTCATGTTGACCTTAACCCTGTACCCCTACGTCTACTTGCTGGCCCGAACGGCTTTTCTATCGCAGGCCGTATGCACTTTGGAAGCAAGCCGCAGTCTGGGTTGTAGCCCGTGGCGGAGTTTTTTCACCATTGCCTTACCGTTGATTCGGCCTGCCATGACAGCAGGATTGGCGCTGGTCTTAATGGAAACCCTGAATGACTTTGGCACGGTGCAGTTTTTTGGCGTGGATACCTTCACCACAGGCATCTACCGTACCTGGTTTGGGTTAGGAGACCGGCCAGCCGCGATGCAACTCTCTGCTCTGCTGCTGTTATTTGTGTTGAGTCTGATTGGTCTGGAACGGTGGTCACGGGGGCAGGCCCGGTATTATCAGACAGCCAATACCATTCATCAGCTACCGGGTTACCAATTGGGTTCCTGGCGAGCGATCGCCGCTTTTCTGCTCTGCTTGCTGCCCGTCACTGTGGGATTGCTGATTCCAGGAGGAGCGTTATTGATGATGGCCCTGGAACCTGCTACATCCAACTCAGATCAAGATTTTCCGACCACCAACCTGGCAGGCTCTCAAGCTCAGTTAGGGAGTTTTGCGGCTCACAGTATCACTCTGGCGGTGTTGGCGGCGGCGATCGCGGTGTTCCTATCGGTGCTGTTAGCTTATGGTTTGCGGTTGCATCCCACGCGGAGAATGCGGTTAGCGACTCAGGTAGCGGTGATGGGGTATGCCGTCCCCGGATCGGTGATTGCCGTGGGGATTTTAGTGCCGTTAGGCGCGTTGGATGGAGCAATCAGTACAGCAATGCGATCGACCTTGGGCCTTTCCACCGGATTGTTGCTAAGTGGGACGATCGCCGCCCTGATTTATGCCTATCTCGTCCGCTTTCTGGCTGTGGCTTTTAGCAGTGTAGAAGCCAGTCTCACGGGAATTAAACCCAGTCTAGATGATGCCGCTCGCAGTTTGGGTCATAGTCCACTGGCAACTTTATGGCGGGTTCATGCGCCGCTATTGAGGGGAGGGGTGTTGACAGCAGCCATGCTGGTATTTGTAGATGTCATGAAGGAACTTCCTGCCACGCTGATCATTCGTCCATTTAATTTCGATACATTGGCGATTCGGGTTTACAACCTGGCCTCTGATGAACGACTCGCTGAAGCGGCTCTACCAGCCTTGCTGATTATTCTGACAGGGCTAATTCCAGTGATGCTTCTGAGTTGGCAAATTGCGCGATCGCGCCATACCCTCTAACCCTTGGCTCTCCTAAAGGGTGTGTACTAGAACCCCTGAAAGGCTTATTTTTCACAGGCTCTATAGGGCCTACGGGACTGGCGCGATTCGAACGCGCGGCCTAGCGCTTAGGAGGCGCTCGCTCTATCCATCTGAGCTACAGCCCCAAGTGAAGGAGGTAGGTTACGAGTCCAATGATAACAGGGGATAGGGAAGGAGAGTTCTAAGTTCTGAGTATAGAGAATAAATCATGGTATTTTCTCGAATTTTATTAGGTGATTATAAATAGATCTAAAGTCCGACCGGGTAACCGGGATTCTATGGCATCATTAAAAATGCATTTTTCAGTGCAACTCTTGCAACCTGTAAAGAAGTATAAGGAATTAACCGGTTATGTCTCTTCACCTTGGTGATACCGTTCCAAACTTTACTCAACAGTCTTCCGAAGGCGAAATTAATTTTTATGATTGGGCAGGTGATAGCTGGGTTGTGTTGTTTTCTCACCCGGCTGACTATACTCCTGTTTGCACTACTGAACTGGGTGAAGTAGCAAAGCTCAAACCAGAGTTTGACAAGCGCAACGTTAAAGTGATTGCCCTCAGTGTTGATGATGCAGATTCTCATGCAGGCTGGATTGGTGACATTAACGAAACTCAGAATGTAACGGTCAACTATCCAATCCTGGCAGATGCAGACAAGAAGGTATCGGATCTCTATGACATGATCCATCCCAATGCCAATGCACAAGTGACGGTTCGCACCGTGTTTGTGATCGATCCTCAGAAGAAGCTACGGCTGACGATTACCTATCCCCCCAGCACCGGGCGCAACTTTGAAGAAATTCTACGAGTGATTGATTCTCTACAATTAACTGATAAGTATAGTGTCGCTACTCCTGTGAACTGGAAAGATGGAGATGATTGCGTGGTAGTTCCTTCTATTCCTACGGAGGAAGCGAAGCAGAAGTTTCCCAAAGGGGTTACGGAGATCAAGCCTTATCTGCGGATGACTCCTCAACCCAATAAATAACATCCAATTAATTCAGGATGTAAGCTGGGTGGGCAGTCACCCACCCAATTTTTGTAGATGAATTAGCGAGCCTGAGCGGTCAATTCGGCTGCGATCGCTCCAGGAACCGCACGTTCCCGATTTTCTATATCCTCTTCAAGTTGCTTCTGCTGCATCGCCTTGAGATTTTCCAGTTGCTGCTCCAGTTGTGCTCTCACCTCATAGCGGTAGTTGAAGAAGTGCTCGCCAATCCCCAAAGTCGCCAGGTATTCCACCAGCAAGCGGGGTTTCAACAGGGCGATCGCCACCATTTGCCACCAGAAGCGGAATCGCACCGAGCGCACAACGCCTTGCCGCCATAGCAATTTCATGAATAGTTTCCACTCGGCTCTGGTAATGCGGCGATCGCTCTTACCCCGCCAGCCGTTCATCATCATGAAATGGCGGAAGGTGCGCTTCAGGTACGGTTCCGGTTCATAAATTTCCCAGAAGGCATCAATGTATTCGCGGGTAATTTCCTCTACGGGGCGGGTAGGCACAAAGTTCATAATCGCTCCCTGGTGGAATGTGCCCAGTCCATCCTGTAAGCGTCCCTCCTGCTTCAGGCGAGTCCACATGGCGGTATTTTGTAAGGCTTGCAGCAAACTGAATTGGCCTTGAGGAATCCCCGTATCTTGGATGAAATCTCGGATGCGATCGCCAGCTCCCGGTTGCTCGCCGTCAAAGCCCATGATGAAGCCAGACATAATTTGCAGTCCTGCTTTAGTGATTTTATGGCAGGAATCAATCAGAGATTGGCGCGTATTTTGCAGTTTGTTAATGCCCACCAGACTGTCTACATCGGGGGTTTCAATGCCCATGAAGACCAGCACAAACCCCGCTTTCACCATCAGTTCAATCAGTTCATCATCCTCGGCCAGGTTAAGCGAGGCTTCGGTGATCAACTTGAAGGGATATTTGTGCTGCTCCATCCAGGGGATCAGTTCTCGCAAAAAGACTTTGGCATTGCGTTTGTTGCCAATAAAGTTATCGTCTACGACAAAAATGTAACGTCGCCACCCCATCTCATATAGCCGCTCAAATTCCTTCAGCATCTGCTCTGGGGTTTTGGTACGAGGCTTGCGACCGTACAGGTTGATAATGTCGCAGAACTCACACTGGAACGGGCAGCCCCGAGAGAATTGGACGGTGATTGCCAGGTAAGCATCCAGATCCAGTAAGTCGAAGCGGGGGATCGGGGTTTGGGTAACATCGGGTTTTTCAGCCGATCGGAAGATGCCCGTTTCATCACCCCGCTCCAGGGCTTCTAGAAACATGGGAATGGTGTGTTCTCCTTCGTCCAGGATCAGGTAATGGGCACCGGATTCCAGCGCAAATTCAGGAACGGAAGTGGGGAAAGGCCCGCCAACGGCCACCTTTTTGCCTAATGCAACCCCTTTTTGAATCAGTTCTCGGAAGTCCTGGCGCTGGATAATCATGGCTGAGATCAGGACTAAGTCGCACCAGTCCCAATCCTCATCGGTTTCAAAGCGAACATTGCGATCGACAAAGCGAATTTCCCAATCGGTCGGCAACATCGCCGCTACGGTAATCAAGCCCAGAGGCGGATTGGTAGAGCGAATCCCTGCCATGTCCAACGTTTCTTGATAGGACCAAAACGAGTTCGGCATAACGGGCCAGAGCAGCAAAGCTTTCATGATTAACCCTCCGGTTTTATAGGCTTTTTCTGTCCATTCAGTTCAATGAACTGGCCTTGGATGGGGTGCGTTCCCAATGGCCCCTGGGTTGCCAATTGATTGAACTGGAGCGATACGCAGATGTGCGATCGCAACAAAGTGAGAAATCACTTGCACACCTGAGACAACGCGGAATGCCAGTGAGGTGTTCTCTTATGCGAAAGTTAAAAAATCTATTGCGGTGAGTATACAACAGTCAGAGGGACAGCGGGGTAGAGAAGTAATTCAGAATTCTCTATAAGAGTTATGGAAAAGATCTACATCATGCCCTCTCTATCCATTTTGGATTTCATCTAGCTTTTTGCGTACAGCCTGGATATCTTGCCACATAAGCCATTTGGGACTGCCCTGCTCACGGGAAGGGTTCCGCAGTAAATAGGCGGGGTGAAAGATCGGCATATAAAAGCGGCCATCTCGCTCTACCCATTGTCCCCGTACTTTGGTGATCCCCTGCTTAATGCCCAACAGTCCTTTTAAAGCTGTGGCTCCTGTCAACAAAATGATCTTGGGATCAATCATCCGGATTTGTTCCAGCAGATAACCTTTACAAGCCTCGGCTTCATCGGTAGTGGGCGTGCGGTTTTCGGGAGGACGGCATTTCACCACATTACAGATGAACACATCCCGTTCTCGCGTCAGCTTTACTGAAGCCAGAATTTTGTCGAGCAATTCCCCCGATCGCCCCACAAACGGTCGCCCGGTTTCATCCTCTGTTTGCCCTGGCCCTTCCCCTACAAGCATGATCTGGGCGTGAACGTTGCCTTCGCCAACCACGGCATGAGTGCGGTTATGGCCCAAATCACAGCGAAAACAGCGATCGCAATGGGCTTTCATTTCCTCCATGCTGTGGTAAGTCCCAGGTGGAATGGGAATGGTTGCAGAGGTAGGAATCAGATCGGGATCCACCTTGGGGTCAGCAGCGGCTCCAGAGTCAGATAAATCGAACAAGTTAATTTGGTTTTCAGCAGACATGGGCTTGCAGGAATGGAAACTCGATAGAAGCGGATTTACCCTCTGCGATAGCGTATGACAGCTCTGCAAATTTTTCTAGTGTAATTGGGTAGATCCAAAAAATTTCAGGCATGATCAAGGTGATCCCACTGCATGATGCTGGGGGAATTATGTCACCTGCTTCACCGTCTCAAAGCTTTGATGCCAAAGTTTGCTTTACAAATCGTCTAGAGGCTGGAGAAAAGCTGGCCAGGGCGATCGCTGATGAACTGCAGTCGCGTCCTGGAGAAACGGCTGCGTCTGTGATTGTCTATGCGCTACCGAGAGGTGGATTGGAGATTGCAGAACCGATCGCCCGCTTACTGCACTGTCCACTGGATGTGGTAGTTGCGAAAAAGATCACCCGGGTGGAAAATCCGGAGCTGGCGATTGGTGCGGTGACTGCAGATGGCCATATCCTGTGGCTGTCCCCGCCGCGATCGCCTAGTTTTCCGGAAGCCTACGAGTTAGCCTTACAGCGTGCTCAAAAACGTGCCCAGGTTCAATGGCAACAGTTGGCCCCTTATCGACCGTCAGTGACTCCTCTGGGACGAATCGCCCTGATTGTTGATGATGGAATTGCCACAGGCATGACCATGGCGGCAGCGGCTCAGGCTTTAAGAGCAAAACACCCAGCGGAGATCTGGATTTGCGTTCCTGTAGCTCCCCCCGATATGTTGAGGTATCTGCGATCCTGGTGCGATCGGGTTGTAGTCCTGGCTACTCCCAGCCCTTTCTACAGCGTCAGCCGCTTCTACCAACAGTTTCCGCAAGTGGAAATGGAAGAGGCGATCGAGTGCTTACAACGGGCAAATAGTGGTCAGGAAGCAGGCACTTCCCAAAATCTCCAAGGCTGAACTATCCTAACAAGTAGCTTTGGAGAGCTGGCTGATGAGACGCTTGCGGTTTTGGTGGCTTGGAATTGTGTTGGTGAGCCGATATAACCCACCTCAGGTGGTGGCGGCAACCATGCTGCTGCTGGCGATGATTTTGTGTGTGGTCTGGTGGGTTAATCAGGGATGGCCCTACCTGGCCTTATGTTTGAGCTATATTTTGGGAGCGATCGCGGCCATTCTGGCGAGTGAAGTGGTAGCCCCCTCTCCCCAAACTCATCGGGTTCGCCTGACTGCCGTAGCTTCTCTTATCGTTCTGCTATCAGCGGCTAGCTTCTATTTGGTTCGCACCTTGCACTGGGCCTGAGATGCTGTTGTACCGATACCACCAAGGTCGTAATCAGCTTTATCGTAGTAATCCTAGCCAGGTCTCTGATCCAACCACTCCATCGGCTTCCAGTTTCAGGACTCGTTGGGCTGCTTTTACTGCCGCTTGCGTTTCCGGGCCGAATATGCCATCCACACCTCCCTTCAGATATCCCAAAGCTCGTAATCGTTCCTGTAATCCAGAGACAGCTGGCCCCTTCATGCCTAATCGCAGGATGGGTAATGTGGCTATCTCTGTTGCAGTCCGTTCACTATTCTCCAAATTGGCAGGTTTAGTGGTTGAGGCAGTTGCTGCAGTGGGTTTAGCCGTCGTGGCCGTACCAGGGGTTGGAAAAGCTCCACTGTTGGCTGTTGGGGTGGTTGGTTGGACAGGGTTCTCTGAAGCTTGGGGGGATGCAGTGACAGAACTAAGAGGGGGGGAGGGAGGCAATAACCGACTCCAGGTATCGGTTCCAACAATACCATCGGGGCTTAAACCTGCGGCTTTCTGAAATTGAAAAACGGCGTTGGCTGTGCTCTCTTCGTAGACTCCGTTAATGGCTCCAGTGTAGTAGCCCAGTAACTTCAACAGGGCTTGTACTTCTGTGACTTCTGTGCCCTGGCTGCCTAGCTTGAGAAAGGGCTTGCCTGTACCTCTGTTAGCAGAGGTTTGGGATGGAGTCGTGGAAGTTGCTGGGGGAGGGGACTTGGCAGGCGATCGAGATGATTGGCCCAGAGCAGAATTTGTTTGATTCAGTCCCACCAGACTACAAGCCACGATCGTGACTAACCAGGGTTGCCAATCCCTGGGGAACAGAGAGGTTAATCTGGAGTTGCTACGCATGATGCAAATCCTAAAAACTAGGTCATTACTATACGGGACTGGAGGGGGAATGCAAAGAGCAACTTTCTTGGATCTATTATGAAGTACTCACTTTTGAGCCGATTTCAGGGCTGTTTCGAAGGAATGGTGCTCGCTGACCAATTGAGTTTCTGGATCAGCCAACGTATCCAAACTGCCACTCCATCCTCAACCCAGGCTGGCTGGAGAGAACACACCGATCGGTTCCATTCGTTCTCCCCCAAATTGCACCATTGGCATCCCAGCATCCTGTCTTTAGCAGATCTGGCTGAATGGCAGGCTTCACCTGGGGTAGATTTGGCCATTCAGGTGGCAGAAGCTCTAATTAAAGAAAATGACTGGCCGCTGCAGTTCACCCCGTTAGACACAAGTCGGCTGTTAGCGTCTGGAGCAAACAATGGGATGCTGGCGATCGCAACCCTTCCCATTGCTTTTTTCTTTCATGATGATGTATTGCTGCAGCAACAGCATCTGCGGCAAACAGTGCGCTCCTGGGGAGGGACAACCAGCGCACAGGATTGGGTTGCTATTTTTGGCTATGCGATTGCTCAGGCGATGAAAGAAAGGCTCAATCCCTGCCAATTCATCACCCACCTTTTGTCCTACTGGAGTGGCATAGAGCCTGACACAGGGCAACGTTCCCCCCAGGTTCTGGCAGGTTTAGAATTGCTGAACAACCTGATAGAACAGGGAGTCGCTTATAGAACGATGATTTTAAAGTTAGAGCAATTTTTGCCTCAGGAGGAGAGCACGATCGCCCTGGCGTTGTACTGTTTTCTGTACACCCCCGATGACTGGCATCTTTCTGTACTTCATGCTGCCCGATTTTTACCTGCTCATCCCGTATTATGTGCTTTAACTGGCTGCCTATCAGGAGCTTACAACAGCTACAGTAGTTTACCTTTGACCTGGAAGGCTGCTTCCCTGCAACCTGCTTCTGCTAATCAGTCTTCTCCCTCCGTCCGCATCTCCTGTACAGACCTGGCCACTCACCTGGTGGCTTCCTGGTCTGGCATATTTGATGCTTCTCCCTATCCCTTGTCGGCCAATATGCTTCCCGTTGCTTCCCCTCGGATTTCTTCTGCTCGCTGGCCATGAATCCTTGCCAGAACTGGTGACTCATGCAAAAAATGGATACGCTGGAATTCCGCTGCTCCCTTAGAGGTAGTGCTTTGTGAAGAGAGTATTTCAGGCACTGGAACGGCAACTGAAAGAGACCTATGGCCACTATCGTCGCCGTCTGAGTGAATCGGTTGGGGGATTGGATAGATATAGGCTGCTCTTTCAGCGATCGCCCTTTAGTGATCGCCCTTCAAGATGGAGTACTTATCAAACCCGTTTGAGGCGCTCAACAACATGGCGGACGGTATCTCGTTCTCCATTAGTATTAGGAGTGGCTGTCATTTCTCTCACTAGCGTTTTGGGTTATCGGTTTTACACCACCCCTAAATTAGACATTGGTAAAGCCGCTCCTCAAACGATTTATGCTCCTGCCAGCGTCACGATTGAAGATCAGAAAGCAACCGAAGAACAACGCAAAACAGCTCGTAAAGATGCCATTTCGGTTCTGAAGCTGGATCAAGCAGTCAATCAACAAGCTCAGCGGTTATTGCAACAACAACTTCAGCAAGGAACCGAGCTACGGCAACTTGCAGGGGCATTTCCTTTCACCAAAACGGCCTATCTATCCTTCAAAACTCAGGTTTATTTACGGAAGCTGCCGGATAGGGACTGGCAAGCTCTGTTGACGACGGTTGACCCCAAGTTACCCCAAACCTCTGAAAAGGCGGGGCTAGAATCGGCCAATCAACCCCCCTTACTAGAAAATGATCGCAAGCAGGCGATCGCAGAGCTACGTGCCCTGCGTCGCTCAGTTGATCTGGGCACCTACTTAAGGGTGGTTCAGGAAACTGCCCAGGCTCGCTTACGATATGCAGCAGCCCTGACTGCTATGGTGCAGCCGGCTGTCCCGAACTTGTCTCAAGCGTTTAATTGGGCGGTGCTGGATTTGTCCAATAACGACTGGCGGCAGATCCAAACCCACCTTCCCAACATTGCTGAACAAATTCTGGTTCAGGGTATTGCACCGGGTTTGCCTGAATCCCTGCTCAGTGAGGCGATTAAATTACAGGTGAAAGGACTTGGATCGCCAGAGTCCCAGGCGATCGCTAGCCAGTTATTGATCAACATCCTGCAACCGAATTTAGTTAAGGATGAGGAACAAACCCGTTTGCGGGCCGAGCAAGTGGCTCGAGGAATTCAGCCTGTTATGGTTTCTGTTCGCAAGGGGGAGTCCATTGTCAAATCCGGTCAGATTATTTCCTCGGCCAATTTCGCTTTGCTCGATCATTTCGGGTTAAGTCGCCGCGAAATTGATTGGGTCGGCTTGATTGCGTTTGGTAGCCTGGTCAGTGGTGCCGTCACGATTGTCTGGTTCGTTAAACAACGGTTTTACCCCAGCTTGCGTAAACGAGATGGCATTTTGTTGTGGTTACTGAGTTTGAGTACCCCCTTACTGGTGGCTCTGCGGCTACCTTCAACCAATCTACCGGCTGTGGGGCTATTGATTGGTAGCTTTTATGGTGGCCCCTTAGGTGTGACCGTCGCTGGATTGCTGGCGCTATTGATGGCAGTGGGATCTGACCTGCAATTGAATGAGCTTCTATCTAGTGCGATCGGAGGTCTAGTCTGTGGGTGGCTGGGCGGACGACTGCGATCGCGGGAAGAGTTAGCCATTTTAGGGGTTGGCATTGGAGTCTTGCAAGGAACCTTGTATCTATTGCTCACGGCGGCCTCTGGAATTGTCTGGTATACCCTGCTGGGAGCCAGTGTGGTCCAGGGGCTAATCGGACTGACCTGGGTAATTGTCGGCATGGGAAGCAGCCCTTATCTCGAACAACTGTTTGATCTCATCACAACCATTCGCCTGGTAGAACTGGCCAATCCCAATCGGCCTCTGCTGAAGCGACTGGCATCTGAAGCTCCAGGCACCTTTCAACATACGCTATTCGTCTCTACCCTGGCAGAAGCAGCCGCCCGTGCCCTGGGATGCAACGTGGAATTGGTAAGAACGGGTACTCTGTATCATGACATTGGCAAAATGCACGACCCTCTCAGCTTCATTGAAAACCAGATGGGTGGCCCCAACAAGCACGATATCATTGATAACCCTTGGGAAAGTGCAGAGATTATTAAAAAGCACGTCACCGAGGGGTTGGTGATGGCTCGCAAGTTTCGCTTGCCCAAGGCGATCCAGGCATTTATTCCAGAACATCAGGGCACGATGGTAATTGCCTACTTCTACCACCAGGCTCAACAACGGCTCCAGCAAACTTCTACCAATGGCAGCACTCCTGTGCTGAACGACGAGGACTTTAAATATGACGGCCCCATTCCCCAGTCTCGCGAAGCGGGAATTGTCATGTTGGCAGATTCCTGTGAGGCGGCCCTGCGATCGCTGAAAAATGCCACCCCAGAAGAAGCCCTCTCGATGATCAACAAAATTCTGCGCGCCCGCTGGCAAGAGAACCAATTGGTGGACTCTGGCCTCACGCGTGACGAAATGACCCAGATCGCCAACGTCTTTGTCCAGGTTTGGCAGCAATTCAACCACCAACGCATCGCCTACCCCAAATTAACCCCAGCATCTCAGCCTTCAAAAGGATGAGTAGTTTTAAGTTTTGAGATTTAAGCTCTAAAACCAATTCTTTTTAAGGGCGCATAGAGCTAAGCAGAAAATTCTTACCCCCTTCAAACCAGAGAGGGCTGAGTACCTCAACCACTAGCTTGTAACGGGTTACGCCGACCCATGCAAGCCCAAAATTAGCATGAATAAAATTTTTATGCCTATAAAATAGGCATCAATAAAGGATCTGGCGGATGACGGGTTCCCCATCTTGTGTTAAATCCTGTGGGCAGTGTCAGGT from Leptodesmis sichuanensis A121 includes:
- a CDS encoding ABC transporter ATP-binding protein, whose amino-acid sequence is MGQSEILRLDTVTRQFSKHLSPAVNQVSFTLQAGEILALLGESGCGKTTLLRLIAGFEQPQSGSIELNGQVVAGQGQWVPPEHRDVGMVFQDYALFPHLTVAKNVAFGLTQPRRGGHTRYLPQKLRELVGEAIALVGLQGLEDRYPHQLSGGQQQRVALARALAPRPALILLDEPLSNLDAQVRLRLREEIRTALKATGTSAVFVTHDQEEALSIADRVAVMRHGWIEQLDSPETLYQHPASRFVAEFVTQANFLPAFLKGEVLETEVGSFAIPNGSQIQNPKSKIQNGTRADLMIRQEDLHLEPDDAAPVVIRDRQFLGREHRYCLLTPSGQELHARATHQHLLPVGTRVKLSVAASALQIFPCQD
- a CDS encoding ABC transporter permease, with the protein product MSRWVEEGMGEGTDYRLGLARSRVKLGKFSGWMGLVLAIAGVIAAPVLVVLAGLLTNSTATWNHLAATVLPTYLANSLGLMLGVGVGVIAIGVSTAWLVTMCRFPGRRIFEWALLLPLAAPAYLLAYVYTELLAYYGPVQTALRQWFGWQDMQDYWFPNVRSLGGAIVMLTLTLYPYVYLLARTAFLSQAVCTLEASRSLGCSPWRSFFTIALPLIRPAMTAGLALVLMETLNDFGTVQFFGVDTFTTGIYRTWFGLGDRPAAMQLSALLLLFVLSLIGLERWSRGQARYYQTANTIHQLPGYQLGSWRAIAAFLLCLLPVTVGLLIPGGALLMMALEPATSNSDQDFPTTNLAGSQAQLGSFAAHSITLAVLAAAIAVFLSVLLAYGLRLHPTRRMRLATQVAVMGYAVPGSVIAVGILVPLGALDGAISTAMRSTLGLSTGLLLSGTIAALIYAYLVRFLAVAFSSVEASLTGIKPSLDDAARSLGHSPLATLWRVHAPLLRGGVLTAAMLVFVDVMKELPATLIIRPFNFDTLAIRVYNLASDERLAEAALPALLIILTGLIPVMLLSWQIARSRHTL
- a CDS encoding peroxiredoxin is translated as MSLHLGDTVPNFTQQSSEGEINFYDWAGDSWVVLFSHPADYTPVCTTELGEVAKLKPEFDKRNVKVIALSVDDADSHAGWIGDINETQNVTVNYPILADADKKVSDLYDMIHPNANAQVTVRTVFVIDPQKKLRLTITYPPSTGRNFEEILRVIDSLQLTDKYSVATPVNWKDGDDCVVVPSIPTEEAKQKFPKGVTEIKPYLRMTPQPNK
- a CDS encoding B12-binding domain-containing radical SAM protein, with product MKALLLWPVMPNSFWSYQETLDMAGIRSTNPPLGLITVAAMLPTDWEIRFVDRNVRFETDEDWDWCDLVLISAMIIQRQDFRELIQKGVALGKKVAVGGPFPTSVPEFALESGAHYLILDEGEHTIPMFLEALERGDETGIFRSAEKPDVTQTPIPRFDLLDLDAYLAITVQFSRGCPFQCEFCDIINLYGRKPRTKTPEQMLKEFERLYEMGWRRYIFVVDDNFIGNKRNAKVFLRELIPWMEQHKYPFKLITEASLNLAEDDELIELMVKAGFVLVFMGIETPDVDSLVGINKLQNTRQSLIDSCHKITKAGLQIMSGFIMGFDGEQPGAGDRIRDFIQDTGIPQGQFSLLQALQNTAMWTRLKQEGRLQDGLGTFHQGAIMNFVPTRPVEEITREYIDAFWEIYEPEPYLKRTFRHFMMMNGWRGKSDRRITRAEWKLFMKLLWRQGVVRSVRFRFWWQMVAIALLKPRLLVEYLATLGIGEHFFNYRYEVRAQLEQQLENLKAMQQKQLEEDIENRERAVPGAIAAELTAQAR
- a CDS encoding uracil-DNA glycosylase translates to MSAENQINLFDLSDSGAAADPKVDPDLIPTSATIPIPPGTYHSMEEMKAHCDRCFRCDLGHNRTHAVVGEGNVHAQIMLVGEGPGQTEDETGRPFVGRSGELLDKILASVKLTRERDVFICNVVKCRPPENRTPTTDEAEACKGYLLEQIRMIDPKIILLTGATALKGLLGIKQGITKVRGQWVERDGRFYMPIFHPAYLLRNPSREQGSPKWLMWQDIQAVRKKLDEIQNG
- a CDS encoding phosphoribosyltransferase; the protein is MIKVIPLHDAGGIMSPASPSQSFDAKVCFTNRLEAGEKLARAIADELQSRPGETAASVIVYALPRGGLEIAEPIARLLHCPLDVVVAKKITRVENPELAIGAVTADGHILWLSPPRSPSFPEAYELALQRAQKRAQVQWQQLAPYRPSVTPLGRIALIVDDGIATGMTMAAAAQALRAKHPAEIWICVPVAPPDMLRYLRSWCDRVVVLATPSPFYSVSRFYQQFPQVEMEEAIECLQRANSGQEAGTSQNLQG
- a CDS encoding peptidoglycan-binding domain-containing protein, yielding MRSNSRLTSLFPRDWQPWLVTIVACSLVGLNQTNSALGQSSRSPAKSPPPATSTTPSQTSANRGTGKPFLKLGSQGTEVTEVQALLKLLGYYTGAINGVYEESTANAVFQFQKAAGLSPDGIVGTDTWSRLLPPSPPLSSVTASPQASENPVQPTTPTANSGAFPTPGTATTAKPTAATASTTKPANLENSERTATEIATLPILRLGMKGPAVSGLQERLRALGYLKGGVDGIFGPETQAAVKAAQRVLKLEADGVVGSETWLGLLR
- a CDS encoding ADP-ribosylglycohydrolase family protein, with the protein product MVLADQLSFWISQRIQTATPSSTQAGWREHTDRFHSFSPKLHHWHPSILSLADLAEWQASPGVDLAIQVAEALIKENDWPLQFTPLDTSRLLASGANNGMLAIATLPIAFFFHDDVLLQQQHLRQTVRSWGGTTSAQDWVAIFGYAIAQAMKERLNPCQFITHLLSYWSGIEPDTGQRSPQVLAGLELLNNLIEQGVAYRTMILKLEQFLPQEESTIALALYCFLYTPDDWHLSVLHAARFLPAHPVLCALTGCLSGAYNSYSSLPLTWKAASLQPASANQSSPSVRISCTDLATHLVASWSGIFDASPYPLSANMLPVASPRISSARWP